From the genome of Triticum aestivum cultivar Chinese Spring chromosome 3B, IWGSC CS RefSeq v2.1, whole genome shotgun sequence, one region includes:
- the LOC123067043 gene encoding cytochrome P450 72A15, giving the protein MNPESVFSPAALPWSYLACGLLGLALLWPTTRLLDQLWWRPRRLERALRAQGLRGTSYSFLLGDMSDYGRQNKEAWSKPLPLRCHDIGAHVLPFLYSTVEEHGKQYISWFGPVPKVSITDPNLVREIMSNKFGHIQKVKFPALSKLLAVGVATHEGEKWVKHRRILNPAFHVEKLKIMLPAFSLCCEELVNKWAQSLGPDGSCEVDASLELQSLTGDVISRTAFGSSYLEGRRIFQLQSEQVGRFMAAIHKIMIPGYMSFPTKNNRRMRQINNEIESILRGLIGKRMQAMQEGESTNDDLLGLLLESNKTDVNENGQSVPGMSTEEVIEECKLFYFAGMETTSILLTWTMVVLSMHPEWQDRAREEVLGLFGKHKLDYEALNRLKTVTMILYEVLRLYPPASAFTRQTYKEIEIRGIRYPPGVIFEMSVLHIHHDKDIWGDDVHQFRPDRFAEGISKASKERRAFFPFGWGPRICIGQNFALLEAKMALCMILRRFEFELAPSYTHAPHTVMMLRPMHGAQIKLRAISS; this is encoded by the exons ATGAATCCTGAATCGGTATTCAGTCCAGCAGCACTACCATGGAGCTACCTCGCCTGCGGCCTCTTGGGCCTGGCGCTCCTGTGGCCGACCACCCGGCTGCTAGACCAGCTATGGTGGCGGCCGAGGCGGCTGGAGCGGGCTCTTCGCGCCCAGGGCCTTCGTGGGACGTCGTACAGTTTCCTCCTCGGCGACATGAGCGACTACGGCAGGCAGAACAAGGAGGCGTGGTCGAAGCCTCTGCCGCTGCGCTGCCACGACATCGGTGCCCACGTCTTGCCTTTCCTCTACAGCACCGTCGAGGAGCACGGCAAGCAGTACATCTCCTGGTTCGGTCCGGTTCCCAAGGTGAGCATCACCGATCCTAACCTGGTCAGGGAGATCATGTCCAACAAGTTTGGGCACATCCAGAAGGTCAAGTTCCCTGCGCTATCCAAGCTCCTCGCCGTAGGCGTGGCGACCCACGAGGGCGAGAAATGGGTCAAGCACAGAAGGATACTCAACCCTGCGTTCCATGTCGAGAAGCTCAAG ATCATGTTGCCAGCCTTCTCTTTGTGTTGTGAAGAGCTTGTCAACAAATGGGCACAGTCCCTTGGTCCCGACGGCTCGTGTGAGGTGGATGCTTCCTTAGAGCTCCAGAGCCTCACCGGAGATGTCATCTCACGCACCGCATTCGGCAGCAGTTATCTCGAAGGAAGAAGGATTTTTCAACTGCAGTCTGAGCAGGTCGGACGGTTCATGGCAGCCATTCACAAGATCATGATCCCCGGTTACAT GTCCTTCCCTACTAAAAATAATCGAAGGATGCGTCAAATTAACAACGAGATAGAGTCCATTCTACGAGGTCTAATTGGGAAAAGGATGCAAGCTATGCAAGAAGGAGAAAGCACAAATGATGACTTACTCGGCTTATTGCTCGAGTCAAACAAGACTGACGTAAATGAAAATGGCCAATCCGTTCCAGGAATGTCCACTGAAGAGGTAATAGAGGAGTGCAAGCTGTTCTACTTTGCAGGAATGGAGACAACATCAATATTACTCACGTGGACGATGGTGGTACTTAGCATGCACCCAGAGTGGCAGGACCGTGCAAGGGAGGAGGTTCTTGGCCTATTTGGAAAACATAAGCTTGACTACGAGGCTCTTAATCGACTCAAAACT GTGACAATGATTCTTTATGAAGTTCTCCGGTTGTACCCACCGGCTAGTGCGTTCACCCGGcagacatacaaggagattgagATCAGAGGCATCAGGTACCCACCTGGTGTGATTTTCGAGATGTCCGTGTTGCACATCCACCACGACAAGGATATCTGGGGAGACGACGTCCACCAATTCAGGCCCGATAGGTTCGCTGAGGGGATCTCCAAGGCTTCCAAGGAACGGAGAGCATTTTTCCCGTTTGGATGGGGGCCACGGATCTGTATCGGTCAGAATTTTGCACTGCTTGAGGCCAAGATGGCATTGTGCATGATTCTTCGGCGCTTTGAGTTTGAGCTCGCGCCGTCGTATACTCATGCGCCACATACCGTAATGATGTTGCGTCCCATGCATGGTGCTCAAATTAAGCTGCGGGCGATCTCTTCGTAG